From Bradyrhizobium symbiodeficiens, the proteins below share one genomic window:
- a CDS encoding class I SAM-dependent methyltransferase produces the protein MCDRNAHWENVYATKGEAEVSWFQDSPAISLGMIRAARPDQRAAIIDIGGGASRLVDALLQGGYRDLAVLDLSANALDAAKRRIGQAASTIDWIVADATTWRPARIYDVWHDRAAFHFLTDLRDRAAYVERLQSAVAPGGHVIIATFAPDGPEKCSGLPVQRHDSASLAAELGPEFELVETQSEIHHTPWNSTQAFQFSRFRRSS, from the coding sequence ATGTGCGACCGAAACGCCCATTGGGAGAACGTGTACGCCACCAAGGGCGAGGCGGAAGTCAGCTGGTTTCAGGACAGCCCGGCGATTTCGCTCGGAATGATCCGCGCGGCCAGGCCCGATCAGCGCGCTGCGATCATCGACATCGGCGGCGGCGCTTCGCGGCTGGTCGACGCTCTCTTGCAGGGCGGATATCGCGATCTCGCCGTGCTGGACCTCTCCGCCAACGCGCTTGACGCCGCCAAGCGCCGTATCGGCCAAGCCGCTTCGACCATCGACTGGATCGTCGCCGACGCCACGACATGGCGGCCGGCGAGGATCTACGATGTATGGCACGATCGCGCGGCGTTTCACTTCCTGACCGATCTCCGCGACAGGGCGGCTTATGTCGAGCGCCTGCAGTCTGCGGTTGCGCCCGGTGGCCACGTCATCATCGCGACGTTTGCGCCCGACGGTCCGGAGAAATGCAGCGGCCTGCCGGTGCAGCGCCATGACAGCGCCAGCCTCGCAGCGGAGCTCGGGCCGGAGTTTGAGCTGGTCGAGACGCAAAGCGAGATACATCATACGCCGTGGAATTCGACACAGGCGTTTCAGTTCAGCCGGTTTCGGCGCAGCAGCTGA